One Coccinella septempunctata chromosome 1, icCocSept1.1, whole genome shotgun sequence DNA window includes the following coding sequences:
- the LOC123322845 gene encoding uncharacterized protein LOC123322845 produces the protein MRTIRNLLRIETRVKAEWPSGLWKIQLVLNTTVQKSTNLTPLQLLLGIRSSTPLIQALLKNVSKDLSSIRNRDLDRQRVAEKLSSTRDLNDVNKRRRDNVQYSPGDFVLMHRDSQMHISKSDYEFLGPYEEVNCLDNGRYEIKKVGTNIVTKAAKEQLRRWPIQWALNVDMNEVLDFLESESDSVEREDRSSGEKCVESVAVVGKAV, from the exons ATGAGAACCATTAggaatttattgagaattgaaACTCGAGTAAAGGCAGAATGGCCGAGTGGTTTATGGAAAATCCAGCTTGTTCTTAACACAACTGTGCAGAAATCAACTAATTTGACTCCACTGCAATTACTCCTGGGAATCCGAAGTTCGACACCATTGATACAGGCGTTATTGAAAAATGTGTCAAAGGATCTGTCTTCAATAAGAAACCGAGATTTGGATAGACAGCGAGTAGCAGAAAAATTGTCCTCGACACGTGATCTGAACGATGTTAATAAGAGAAGAAGAGATAACGTTCAGTACTCGCCTGGTGACTTTGTGCTGATGCACCGTGATTCTCAGATGCACATTAGTAAAAGCGATTATGAGTTTCTGGGTCCATACGAGGAGGTGAACTGCCTGGATAATGGACGCTATGAAATTAAGAAGGTTGGCACGAACATCGTGACGAAAGCAGCCAAGGAGCAGCTCAGACGGTGGCCTATACAATGGGCTTTGAATGTTGACATGAATGAAGTATTGGATTTTCTGGAGTCAGAAAGTGACTCAGTTGAAAGAGAAG ATAGGTCTTCTGGAGAAAAATGCGTCGAGAGCGTCGCAGTTGTCGGGAAGGCCGTGTAA